In Aegilops tauschii subsp. strangulata cultivar AL8/78 chromosome 3, Aet v6.0, whole genome shotgun sequence, one genomic interval encodes:
- the LOC141042822 gene encoding uncharacterized protein, with product MDRHSRAEAGEDRSLSPGSKAPDGWVMYFDGAFARQGAGAGAVFISPTHDKLYYVVQLYFQRGKKVSNNIAEYKGLIAGLKAAAALGVKRLTIKGDSQFLVNFSNKVYEPKDEHMEAYLAEEGCWTNEFKAYLLLGTLPEKEEDAERVAPQATAYCIQDGELY from the exons ATGGACAGACACTCCAGGGCCGAGGCGGGCGAGGACCGGTCCCTTTCACCAGGGAGCAAggcaccagacggctgggtcatgtacttcgacggcgcctTCGCGCGTCAGGGCGCAGGGGCTGGAGCCGTGTTCATCTCGCCCACCCAcgacaagctctactacgtcgTGCAACTCTATTTCCAACGCGgcaagaaggtctccaacaatatcgcggAGTACAAAGGCTTGATCGCTGGCCTCAAGGCCGCGGCCGCCTTAGgcgtgaagcgcctcaccatcaagggcgattcCCAgttcctcgtcaacttctccaacaaagtgtatGAACCGAAGGATgaacacatggaggcatacctggCAGAG gaggggtgctggaccaatgAATTCAAGGCGTACCTGCTACTGGGAaccctgccggagaaggaggaagacgcggagcgcgtggctcCGCAGGCCACAGCCTACTGCATTCAGGACGGTGAGCTATACTGA